In Methylovirgula sp., a single genomic region encodes these proteins:
- a CDS encoding IS701 family transposase: MGYVAGLVRVLGHVDRARPLRDYCTGLLMPVERKSVEPMAAVTAPERTAAQHQSLLHFVGEGRWSDEAVLAKVQEMVLPKIEDHGPIQAWIIDDTGFPKKGRHSVGVARQYCGQLGKQDNCQVAVSLSLANRHASLPVAYQLYLPHDWADDELRRCKAHVPQEIGFKTKPEIALAQIRAAYDAGLPRGVVLMDAGYGANTELRRAIAALGLTYVAGILPNTTVWAPGTAPARPKAWSGRGRPPSLMRRDSHHQPISVKALAQSLPAKAWRTVTWREGTAEPLTSRFARLRVRAAHRDYNLSEARLEEWLLIEWPKGEAEPIKYWFSTLPEKIAFTRLVDLTKLRWRIERDYQDLKQEIGLGHFEGRGWRGFHHHATLCIASYGFLICERQTIPPSGMRPGGVFQTPCLSANQRPRGSAAAHRTSHPKLHRDHATTINGRARQTTRAMSLLCTTDQESQATKFMTQ; encoded by the coding sequence TTGGGTTACGTTGCAGGGCTGGTGAGGGTGCTCGGTCATGTGGACCGAGCTCGTCCGCTACGCGATTATTGCACCGGGCTTCTGATGCCGGTCGAACGCAAGAGCGTTGAGCCGATGGCGGCGGTGACAGCGCCGGAACGGACGGCGGCACAGCACCAATCCCTGTTGCACTTCGTGGGTGAGGGACGCTGGTCCGATGAGGCGGTTTTGGCCAAGGTGCAGGAGATGGTCCTGCCGAAGATCGAGGACCATGGACCAATCCAGGCGTGGATCATCGATGACACAGGGTTCCCCAAGAAAGGCCGGCATTCGGTCGGCGTGGCGCGGCAATATTGCGGCCAGCTGGGCAAGCAGGATAATTGTCAGGTCGCCGTCTCGCTGTCGCTGGCCAACAGGCACGCCAGCCTGCCGGTAGCTTATCAGCTCTATCTTCCGCACGACTGGGCCGACGACGAACTGCGGCGGTGCAAAGCCCATGTGCCTCAGGAGATCGGCTTCAAGACCAAGCCCGAGATCGCGCTCGCGCAAATCCGCGCGGCCTATGACGCGGGACTGCCTCGCGGCGTCGTCCTGATGGACGCTGGCTATGGCGCCAACACGGAGCTGCGCCGGGCCATTGCCGCCTTGGGCTTGACCTATGTCGCCGGCATTCTGCCCAACACCACAGTGTGGGCGCCGGGCACCGCACCGGCTCGTCCCAAGGCGTGGTCAGGCCGCGGCCGCCCACCCAGCCTGATGCGCCGCGACAGCCACCACCAACCGATCTCGGTGAAGGCGCTGGCGCAGAGCCTGCCGGCCAAAGCCTGGCGCACGGTCACATGGCGCGAAGGAACCGCCGAGCCGCTCACCTCGCGTTTCGCACGCCTGCGCGTTCGTGCCGCCCATCGCGATTACAATCTGTCCGAGGCGCGGCTTGAAGAATGGCTATTGATCGAGTGGCCCAAGGGCGAAGCTGAACCGATAAAATACTGGTTCTCGACGCTGCCGGAGAAAATCGCATTCACGCGTCTGGTTGACCTTACAAAGCTGCGTTGGCGCATCGAGCGCGATTATCAGGATCTCAAGCAGGAGATCGGCCTGGGGCACTTCGAAGGCCGCGGCTGGCGCGGCTTCCATCATCACGCGACGCTGTGCATTGCCTCCTATGGATTCCTGATCTGCGAAAGGCAGACGATTCCCCCCTCGGGCATGCGTCCCGGCGGGGTCTTCCAAACGCCTTGTCTTTCCGCCAATCAGCGACCCCGCGGCTCTGCCGCTGCGCACAGAACGTCACATCCCAAACTCCATCGCGACCATGCGACGACGATTAACGGTCGCGCTCGCCAGACAACTCGCGCGATGTCCCTGCTGTGCACGACCGATCAAGAAAGTCAGGCTACGAAATTTATGACGCAGTAA
- a CDS encoding AsmA family protein: MREILTVLAVVLIVILTAALAVPYFIDWNAERSLVEAQLSNLTGAEVKIRGGIDLKILPTPYLQLADVELAAPDSGTDVKVAELHLEIALAALLRGEVDFVEARFVAPKVQLRLANSTLPSWRPRHGFMGQMRFERISVSDGGLLLDDRDAKRTYHFDKIALSAEADALTGPFFGDGHFDMNGVPAAFHLSTGAREGANLPVKLSIDESAQHPGADFDGNLAFDSSAAEFALPTASGALHLSGVGPFDLPWQASGTLDAALRRAKLSNLDIQFGGDLTASLDGDADFDLGPAPRMHLKLKAQQINLDQLLTAKDAPAPMQRLTDAAENAASAPAVTLFDLPLSLDLAAQTLILGGDALNDVAGSVSAAGPQNDIVHLSAKGPGGAHLALDGALETGSAPVFKGHVVAGADDISRFRDWLNTNLPQFGLPDVPFQSAALEGTANISQVGAVGSDLVIHVDGSVLTGTLAYTRKIGIERARLFADLSAQRLELPRLPDLSILARQTSDFDLALRFDARSVKLADSGAGTLETGQIAFDFAKTGALSQLKSLYVSGFDGANATASGHWSAGAGELALQLDAEHIGAIATLAARLAPSAETNFVAAHSAEFSPMHLVLAVKGDTGASGSNLTSLNATGMAGATQFVATAAPAQGKGLDVTLSAKAPEARALLRQLGFTTFPGKKLGAATLNGTAQGPLDRLDAHVAASLAGAAIDFSGIVGRQERVDPHAAGTLKIASADLASVLRALGLVDSNLQTRLPLNLSAAAHIGGDGLALRALSGTCGVNKLSGDLTYSADKGVTGTLQTDALSLGTLLQLALGPARTAKRGAAWSEAPFAPPMTLPPALIALHVGTFGLTSNVVAQSADFNLLLAGGQVGLQHFSAKLGAGRIFADLTMRRSAATAAAEGHLSLDHYALDLPTARGAGVWQIRFRWHRAEPRYTDLGARRVRHAQCLRSSIDAQRSHSDCTDP, from the coding sequence TTGCGCGAAATTCTCACCGTTCTCGCCGTCGTCCTGATCGTGATTTTGACCGCCGCTCTGGCGGTGCCTTATTTCATCGATTGGAATGCCGAGCGCAGCCTGGTTGAGGCGCAGCTTTCGAACCTCACCGGCGCCGAGGTCAAAATCCGTGGCGGCATCGATCTCAAGATCTTACCCACGCCTTATCTGCAGCTCGCCGATGTCGAGCTCGCCGCGCCGGATTCGGGCACCGACGTCAAGGTTGCGGAACTACACCTCGAAATCGCATTGGCGGCACTGCTGCGCGGCGAAGTCGATTTCGTTGAGGCGCGGTTCGTTGCCCCGAAGGTGCAATTGCGCCTGGCGAATAGCACGCTGCCTTCTTGGCGGCCGCGGCATGGCTTCATGGGCCAGATGCGTTTCGAGCGCATTTCGGTCAGTGACGGCGGTCTCCTGCTCGACGATCGAGATGCAAAGCGAACCTATCATTTCGACAAGATTGCGCTCTCCGCTGAGGCCGATGCGCTGACAGGGCCATTCTTCGGCGACGGCCATTTCGACATGAACGGTGTGCCGGCGGCGTTTCATCTCTCGACCGGGGCACGCGAAGGCGCGAATTTGCCGGTGAAGCTGAGCATTGATGAAAGCGCGCAGCATCCGGGCGCGGATTTCGATGGAAACCTAGCCTTCGATTCGTCCGCGGCCGAATTCGCTCTGCCCACCGCCAGCGGCGCGCTGCATCTGTCCGGCGTCGGGCCGTTCGATCTGCCATGGCAGGCGAGCGGCACGCTCGATGCGGCGCTGCGGCGGGCTAAATTATCCAACCTCGACATTCAGTTTGGCGGCGATCTCACCGCCAGCCTGGACGGTGATGCGGACTTCGACCTTGGCCCCGCGCCGCGTATGCATCTCAAGCTGAAGGCGCAGCAAATCAATCTTGACCAATTGCTTACCGCCAAGGATGCGCCGGCACCGATGCAGAGGCTGACCGATGCCGCGGAAAACGCCGCATCGGCGCCGGCCGTCACGCTGTTCGACTTGCCGCTCTCGCTCGATCTCGCCGCGCAGACGCTGATCCTTGGCGGCGATGCGTTGAACGATGTTGCGGGGAGCGTTTCGGCGGCGGGGCCGCAAAACGATATCGTGCACCTTTCCGCGAAAGGTCCGGGCGGCGCGCATCTTGCGCTCGACGGCGCGCTCGAGACCGGCAGCGCGCCCGTATTCAAAGGCCATGTCGTCGCCGGTGCGGACGATATTTCGCGCTTCCGGGATTGGCTCAATACGAACCTGCCGCAATTTGGACTGCCGGACGTCCCCTTCCAATCCGCCGCGCTCGAAGGAACGGCGAATATTTCGCAGGTTGGCGCCGTGGGCAGCGATCTCGTCATCCACGTCGATGGGTCGGTGCTGACCGGCACGCTCGCCTATACGAGGAAAATCGGGATCGAGCGGGCGCGTCTTTTCGCCGATTTGTCTGCGCAGAGACTCGAACTGCCGCGTCTGCCCGATCTCTCCATCCTCGCGCGGCAGACCAGCGATTTTGACCTCGCACTGCGCTTCGACGCGCGTTCGGTGAAGCTCGCCGACTCCGGCGCTGGGACGCTCGAGACAGGGCAGATCGCATTCGACTTCGCCAAAACTGGCGCGCTCTCACAGCTCAAGAGTCTCTATGTCAGTGGCTTCGACGGCGCGAATGCGACCGCGAGCGGTCATTGGAGTGCGGGCGCTGGCGAACTGGCATTGCAGCTTGACGCAGAGCATATCGGCGCCATCGCAACACTCGCCGCGCGTCTCGCGCCAAGTGCGGAAACAAATTTCGTCGCGGCGCATAGTGCCGAATTCTCGCCGATGCATCTGGTACTCGCGGTCAAGGGCGATACGGGTGCATCGGGTAGCAATCTCACCAGCCTCAACGCCACGGGCATGGCCGGCGCGACGCAATTTGTTGCGACCGCCGCGCCGGCGCAGGGCAAGGGCCTTGATGTGACGCTCAGCGCCAAGGCGCCCGAAGCGCGCGCGCTGCTGCGGCAATTGGGTTTCACGACCTTCCCGGGCAAAAAGCTGGGCGCGGCCACGCTCAATGGCACCGCGCAAGGTCCGCTCGATCGCCTCGACGCGCATGTCGCCGCGTCGCTTGCCGGCGCAGCGATCGATTTCAGCGGCATTGTCGGACGCCAGGAGAGAGTCGATCCACACGCGGCGGGCACGCTCAAGATCGCCAGCGCCGATCTCGCGAGCGTGCTGCGCGCGCTTGGCCTCGTCGATTCCAATTTGCAGACGAGATTGCCGCTCAATCTCAGCGCCGCCGCACATATTGGCGGCGACGGACTTGCATTGCGTGCGCTGAGCGGCACATGCGGTGTCAACAAACTCTCGGGCGATCTTACCTATAGCGCGGATAAGGGCGTCACAGGCACATTGCAGACGGATGCCTTGTCTCTCGGCACACTGCTTCAATTGGCGCTCGGGCCGGCACGGACTGCGAAACGCGGTGCTGCCTGGTCTGAAGCGCCGTTCGCCCCACCGATGACGTTACCGCCCGCTCTCATTGCGCTGCATGTCGGGACGTTCGGCCTGACATCGAATGTCGTCGCGCAGAGCGCCGATTTCAATCTGCTGCTTGCAGGTGGACAAGTTGGATTGCAGCACTTTTCGGCGAAGCTCGGCGCGGGTCGCATCTTCGCCGATCTCACGATGCGCCGCAGCGCCGCGACGGCCGCCGCCGAGGGGCATCTAAGCCTCGATCATTATGCGCTGGATTTACCGACGGCGCGGGGGGCAGGTGTCTGGCAAATTCGATTTCGCTGGCACCGGGCAGAGCCCCGCTACACTGATCTCGGGGCTCGCCGGGTCCGGCACGCTCAATGTCTCCGATCTTCTATTGATGCGCAGCGATCCCACAGCGATTGCACAGACCCTTAG
- a CDS encoding FAD-dependent oxidoreductase, translated as MLQLARILASPDRITNITVCTRPFRAQGPRLDVEQIGQKTVVHNYGHGGSGWSLSWGSSAIAVQKAMATGERDIAVIGCGALGLTSALLLQRAGAEVTIYAKDLPPNVRSSLATGIWTPDSRICFEDYATPAFKQLWAKMARESFRTYQTLLGLPGDPVEFIDDYFVSDNPDATPHHIASGDKRPKFADLQRELIGDLIPRSEVFAPGSHPFGAHYLRRNTFMMFNLSDYTRMLIADFQSYGGKIEVDEFHTPADFGRLSQKTLINATGYGARALFGDQSITPVRGQLARAIPQPDVHYGLDFNGVYFVPRRDGLVFQVHGQNDYYGFGDASTVPDRNEALLAVNTMASLWPHEPLNE; from the coding sequence ATGTTGCAATTGGCGCGCATCCTTGCCAGTCCTGATCGCATTACCAATATTACCGTCTGCACTCGTCCCTTCCGCGCGCAGGGTCCGCGGCTGGATGTTGAGCAGATCGGACAAAAGACCGTCGTTCACAATTACGGGCATGGCGGTAGCGGATGGTCGCTATCGTGGGGATCGAGCGCCATCGCCGTTCAGAAGGCGATGGCCACTGGCGAGCGGGACATCGCAGTGATCGGCTGTGGCGCTTTGGGGCTCACGTCAGCCCTTCTGCTCCAGCGTGCCGGTGCCGAAGTTACCATCTATGCCAAGGACCTGCCGCCGAACGTCCGTTCTTCATTGGCCACCGGGATATGGACCCCGGATTCGAGAATCTGCTTCGAAGATTACGCCACACCGGCCTTCAAACAATTGTGGGCGAAAATGGCCCGCGAGTCTTTCCGAACCTATCAGACCTTGCTTGGCCTGCCAGGCGATCCGGTTGAATTCATCGATGATTACTTTGTCTCCGACAACCCGGATGCCACGCCTCACCACATTGCGTCCGGTGATAAGCGGCCGAAATTCGCTGATCTTCAACGCGAACTCATTGGCGATCTCATCCCGCGAAGTGAGGTTTTCGCACCTGGCAGTCACCCGTTCGGCGCTCACTATCTGCGGCGCAATACGTTCATGATGTTCAATCTTTCCGACTATACGCGGATGTTGATTGCGGATTTCCAGTCCTACGGCGGTAAGATCGAGGTCGATGAATTTCACACACCTGCCGATTTCGGCCGATTGAGCCAAAAGACTTTAATCAACGCCACGGGCTATGGCGCCCGTGCTTTGTTCGGCGACCAGTCGATCACGCCAGTGCGCGGCCAGCTGGCCCGTGCGATTCCGCAGCCGGACGTTCACTACGGGCTCGATTTCAACGGGGTCTACTTCGTCCCTCGACGGGACGGCCTGGTCTTTCAAGTGCATGGCCAAAACGATTATTATGGTTTCGGCGATGCCAGCACCGTACCCGACCGAAACGAGGCTTTGCTTGCGGTCAATACCATGGCTTCACTTTGGCCACATGAGCCGCTGAATGAGTAG
- a CDS encoding ribbon-helix-helix domain-containing protein produces MSAPQLRASWSAGALRAIAEKASLVPKMPDRDATAISKHSLTIAGHRTSISLEQAFWEKLRAIASARGLSLAALIGEIDAVRGKANLSSAIRVYTLNYSSS; encoded by the coding sequence GTGAGCGCGCCGCAGCTACGCGCGAGTTGGAGCGCCGGCGCCTTGAGGGCCATCGCCGAGAAAGCGAGCCTGGTTCCGAAGATGCCTGATCGTGACGCGACCGCGATCTCCAAACATTCGCTGACCATCGCCGGTCACCGCACCAGCATCTCGCTCGAACAGGCTTTCTGGGAGAAATTGCGCGCCATCGCCAGTGCGCGCGGTCTGTCGCTGGCGGCACTGATCGGCGAGATCGACGCGGTACGCGGCAAAGCAAATCTCTCGTCCGCCATTCGCGTCTATACTCTAAATTATTCGAGTAGTTAA
- a CDS encoding DUF4169 family protein, translated as MSEIVNLRRARKAKGRADAAHKAAGNRLRFGAPKAERERAAATRELERRRLEGHRRESEPGSEDA; from the coding sequence ATGAGTGAGATCGTCAATCTGCGCCGCGCTCGTAAGGCCAAGGGCCGCGCCGACGCAGCCCATAAAGCCGCGGGGAACCGGCTGCGGTTCGGGGCACCGAAGGCCGAACGTGAGCGCGCCGCAGCTACGCGCGAGTTGGAGCGCCGGCGCCTTGAGGGCCATCGCCGAGAAAGCGAGCCTGGTTCCGAAGATGCCTGA
- a CDS encoding ClpXP protease specificity-enhancing factor SspB: MASDLIRYDLLVQEALRSVLRKVLADAARDGLPGNHHFVIVFRTDAPGVRIPAKLREKYPQEMTVVLQHEFWDLAVTEQHFEVRLHFDRKPELLVIPFTAVTGFFDPSVEFGLKFEMANEAPTATSQPAIAPQAPALRSVPPEKTKPRGSGSEPAEINPKQADLGEAAKPSLGKGLGRPELSKSELGKSTKPELAKSDDTPAESPTKVVSIDAFRKK; the protein is encoded by the coding sequence ATGGCGTCTGATCTCATCCGCTACGATCTTCTGGTGCAGGAAGCTCTGCGCTCGGTTTTGCGCAAGGTGTTGGCCGACGCGGCCCGCGACGGCCTGCCGGGCAACCACCATTTCGTTATTGTCTTTCGCACCGACGCACCTGGCGTACGGATACCTGCCAAGCTGCGGGAAAAATATCCGCAGGAAATGACCGTCGTCCTTCAGCACGAATTCTGGGATCTGGCGGTCACCGAACAGCATTTCGAGGTGCGCCTGCATTTCGATCGCAAGCCGGAACTGCTGGTGATTCCTTTCACGGCGGTCACCGGCTTCTTCGATCCCTCGGTCGAATTCGGCCTCAAGTTTGAAATGGCGAACGAGGCCCCCACAGCCACGAGCCAGCCCGCGATTGCGCCGCAGGCGCCAGCATTGCGGTCCGTTCCGCCGGAAAAGACCAAGCCCCGCGGCAGCGGCAGCGAACCAGCGGAGATCAATCCGAAACAGGCGGACCTGGGCGAGGCGGCCAAACCATCGCTTGGCAAAGGGTTGGGCAGACCTGAATTGAGCAAGTCCGAATTGGGCAAATCTACAAAGCCCGAACTGGCAAAGTCGGACGACACGCCAGCGGAATCGCCGACGAAGGTCGTGTCCATCGACGCCTTCCGAAAAAAATGA
- a CDS encoding type II CAAX endopeptidase family protein yields the protein MDATPEMQSKRAPYGIIGLCLSIVAAIVLTLIVMAAAAAAVYFGDAAVHGMGDARTKARAVLSALQIDDQFSAARLALGIFFYVVALASILVVARWRGGQDWRSLVAWCAPLWPLRDKILWVIVAIGLVYDLVSSAALAHFYPQSNSWLQMPHGHMAVALLFIVAVIVAPVVEETYFRGWIFTSLHQSWGRWPAVIISALLFGLAHYESTHLYALAVFPLGLILAALRERTGSAGTSMLFHAANNLIAVLSAAASST from the coding sequence ATGGACGCAACGCCCGAGATGCAAAGCAAGCGCGCGCCGTACGGAATCATTGGGCTCTGCCTGAGCATCGTCGCGGCAATCGTCCTTACCCTTATCGTCATGGCGGCCGCGGCTGCGGCGGTCTATTTCGGCGACGCTGCTGTGCACGGCATGGGCGATGCGCGGACAAAAGCCCGGGCCGTTCTGTCGGCTCTACAGATCGACGATCAATTCAGTGCCGCGCGGCTGGCGCTCGGGATTTTCTTTTACGTCGTAGCGCTGGCGTCCATTCTGGTGGTTGCGCGCTGGCGAGGAGGCCAGGATTGGCGAAGCCTTGTCGCCTGGTGCGCGCCGCTCTGGCCACTGCGTGACAAAATCCTGTGGGTGATCGTCGCGATCGGTTTGGTTTATGATTTGGTATCGAGTGCCGCACTCGCCCACTTCTATCCGCAGTCCAATTCCTGGCTTCAAATGCCGCACGGCCATATGGCCGTCGCACTGCTCTTTATCGTTGCGGTTATCGTCGCGCCGGTTGTCGAAGAGACCTATTTTCGCGGCTGGATTTTTACGAGCCTGCACCAGAGTTGGGGCCGCTGGCCGGCCGTGATTATTTCGGCGCTGCTGTTCGGGCTGGCGCATTATGAATCGACGCATCTTTATGCGCTCGCGGTTTTTCCGCTCGGTCTCATCCTCGCGGCGCTGCGCGAGCGAACCGGAAGCGCGGGAACGTCGATGCTGTTTCACGCGGCAAACAATTTGATCGCCGTGTTGTCGGCGGCCGCGAGCTCAACTTGA
- the thyA gene encoding thymidylate synthase, whose amino-acid sequence MRHSEAQYLDLLEQILEHGDRRVDRTGVGTLSIFGALTRFNLADGTVPILTTKRVYWKTSVKEMLWFLTGGTNIQPLLKSNVRIWTDWPLDRYRKETGSAISQSEFEQKIIDSDAFAARWGELGPVYGKQWRRWLGPEGKEHDQIAALIKTIKANPSSRRMLFHAWNVAEIDQMSLPPCHMVYQFYCTQDGRLSCLLFQRSGDLLLGVPFNWTGGAALLLMIAQQTGLTPGEFIWVGGDVHLYLNHIEQARTQLERTPRPWPKMRLRRKPDSIDDYRIEDFEVDDYDPHAAIKADVAV is encoded by the coding sequence ATGCGACATTCCGAAGCTCAATATCTCGATCTGCTGGAGCAAATCCTTGAACATGGAGACCGGCGCGTTGATCGGACCGGCGTCGGAACACTCTCGATCTTCGGCGCGCTGACGCGCTTCAATCTTGCCGATGGCACGGTGCCGATCCTCACCACGAAGCGCGTGTATTGGAAGACCTCGGTCAAAGAGATGCTGTGGTTTCTGACCGGCGGTACGAATATCCAGCCGCTGCTCAAAAGCAATGTCCGCATTTGGACCGATTGGCCGCTGGACCGCTATCGCAAAGAAACGGGCAGCGCGATCTCGCAATCCGAATTCGAGCAGAAAATTATCGATAGCGATGCCTTTGCGGCGCGCTGGGGCGAGCTCGGGCCAGTCTACGGCAAGCAATGGCGGCGCTGGCTCGGGCCGGAGGGAAAGGAGCACGACCAGATCGCGGCGCTGATCAAGACGATCAAGGCAAATCCGTCGAGCCGCCGCATGCTGTTCCACGCCTGGAACGTGGCCGAGATCGATCAGATGTCGCTGCCGCCGTGTCATATGGTCTATCAATTCTATTGCACACAGGATGGCAGGCTGAGCTGCCTACTGTTCCAACGTTCAGGCGACCTGCTACTCGGCGTCCCGTTCAATTGGACCGGCGGCGCGGCGCTACTGCTGATGATTGCGCAACAGACAGGCCTGACGCCCGGCGAATTCATTTGGGTTGGCGGCGATGTGCATCTTTATCTCAACCACATCGAGCAGGCGCGCACCCAATTAGAGCGCACGCCGCGACCATGGCCGAAGATGCGATTACGACGCAAACCCGACAGCATCGACGATTATCGCATCGAGGATTTCGAGGTTGACGACTACGATCCTCACGCCGCGATCAAAGCCGACGTCGCGGTCTGA